The Anabas testudineus chromosome 1, fAnaTes1.2, whole genome shotgun sequence genomic sequence TTTCAAAGATCACcaggtatttatttttatgtatcaGTGCTTAGATCTGGGATGATGTGAAAAGTAATGGCCATACACAAGAGTCGACTCTCAAAGTGACATAAATACAGCGAAGAAAGATCACAAGTGTGGATGTGTAGTGATAGGGTGaagtgtgtgtactgtgtgtgtgtgacagaggtAATTTATAGTGCATGGATGGATCTTAAACACATGAATCagatatttcatgtttttttatttttcatacaaACGTACAACCCATCTGTGTCATGCACCTCCTTATGTGGTCTAAGGagaataaaaagattttttgttttgttacccTGTCTGGTGTGAGTTGaatgtttaactgtgtgtgtgtgtgtgtgtgtgtgtgtgtgtgtgtgtgtgtgtgtgtgaaagcttAGTGGCGGGTGTTTCAGTGAAAGAAGTCACTGCAGGCTCTGTTCACAGTGCAAACACTGCCGTCCACTGTTCTCTCTGAATGGGCATTACGAGGGGGTGTCTGTCatcgcacacattcacacatggggggggatttttttttcctgaaggtCCAACTCGGACAACTAATCTGCTTCTGGATAGACGACTTGTGTTTTCCTTATTACgttaacatattttatgtttacatGTAACTAGTATTGTGTAAAGTGACGTATCATTTTCCAAACTTAACCAGGCTAACGttgctttttaatttctctttttgaGCTCGAACCTTCTCTGTCGGCCAAATCTTCATGAGCTTTAACCGTCTATCTGCTTAACCCCAGAGCTGAAGGTCAGCTGCTGCATGACCAGAGCGTAGAGTCAATGACCGGCCTCACATTCATGCAGAGACACTGGAATAATGTAGTAGGTGTAGTAGTGGATGTAGACACATGCCTTTATAACTAGATCAGCATGTTTTTACTATCTTATCTAATTTATGCACTAGACATTTAGATTGACCCATCCATGTATGTTTCAAGTGTTTCACAAATGGTATAGTTCATGCTCACTAGGGTCACTTAATACAGTTAATACAGAGGtgagaaaaagtaagtgaaccacTGTATAAATtggtcataaaacatgatctgatcaaAGTAATACcagcaaacacaatatttcagATGACGGTTCACTGATCATTTGTGCATAAAAGCAGGAAGTTACAAACACAGTAGTTTAccacctttttcttcttcaacagtttattcctctgttttcagcttcagtGCTGATCAACAGGTACGAGTCTAAAATGTCCCAGGTGTCCAGCAGCCGTGAACATTTGCTCCCCCCGACAACACGGAAACGTCACCTGGACGCCTCGAGCGCGGCAGATTTACCTGGACAGGTGACTGGACCCCAGCTCTCAGCGAGCACGAGCCCTGCCGCGCGGCGCCGTGCACGCGAAGCGCAGGGATTAGGCTCCTCGCGCAGCGGGCAGCGGGAGAGAGTGACACACGGAGACACGAGCACATCCCCCGGGAAGATGTCCGCGACCAGTCCGTACCCAGGAACCAGGAGCGAACGGTGGATGTAGACTGAAACTTTCCTCCGGACGGGGACGAACCGCCGACACGCGGACAGGTGTCCTCTCACGCCAGCAGAGCGTCTCCATCCCCAGCTGGGCTGCGTACGACCGGGGCTCGGAGTCCTCGGAGTCCTCGGAGTCCTCCTGCCTCTTGTCTTCTGTTGTTGGACTTTCCTGCGCCATGTTGTGGACACGGTGGCTCGTCCTGCTTCTCTGCTGGGGGGCCACAAGCGGCGAGCCGCAGGCGGATGAGAGGGACGGGGCCCCGGGCGAGGTCAGGTCGGACCCCCGCAGACAGCGGACCCCTCCGCCAGTGGAGCCGCTGGATTTTGGGTTTGTACCGGCGGCTGTGTATGATACCCACGCGTACTACGAACCAGGGGCCATCGGGATCCTCTTTCACGTGGTCCATGCTTTTCTCTACGTTGTTCAACCAAACACGTTCCCTAAAGGTGAGATGATCATCGTCACCCCCTCCTCCCagtccctgctcctcctcaccCCAGGTCTTGTGCTTCTTTTGACTCTCATGATGAAGGATGCACGCATATTTCCAGGACTGTTGTCTGATAAACACATGACCTCCATGCTTTAATTTCTAACTTCTGCTAATGGAAGTTTTGTGTGAGTCGTGTTGCTCTGACAGGTAACAGGTGTTACACCACACTCAGTGACCTGTTAAGAAATTCCTAACCCAGTATTTCCACtgcaaatgtttctgtcatgGCTACAGGTTATTTGAGTTGTACTGTAACAATGCTTTGAaggatttagatttagaaagATGCTcaaaaaacataagaaataaTTAACATCTAGTAATATAAAAGTGTAGAGATAAATAAAGGAGGTGCAAATAAGTTACAGTATTACTGTGGTAAAAATATGAAGATACACTGGAGTTAATTAAGATGAAAGTGTGTGAGTCACACACTAAACAACAAAGTCcaaaacacactcagacatCAAATGTTGATGCTGTGGTGGTTATTTTTtgcacacagcagctgtatctttgttcagttttcagGTGAGGTGTTAAGTCCATGTGACATCTGACTTAACAGGACTCACAAAAACACTCCCCAAGTGACTCAATTAAAACtgtagtagtgtgtgtgtgtgtgtgtgtgtgtgtgtgtgttgagccCATAAACAAATGTTATGAGCAGATTAATGGGATCGATATCTATCATAGCTCATAGGTGGTCCTCTCTCAGGCCATGCTGAAACATCACTACTGCTATTTAAAGTTGATCATGTCAGTTCGATACTGTTCTCTTGTTCTCATGCTGATGTAATGAAGTTGTGAGCAACTATGAGTGGTCACAGTGGACGATGACATAGTGCAATAGGATTGGGGGTTTTAAGTTGCTGCCATTTTGGTGTCCAGGGTTAGGGCCGCTAGTAGGTTAATCAATTAGCAGATCAGCGATTAGAGGAGGCTTTCTGAGTCACCTGCATCACTGCATAATACCTTAATCCACTGGACCATATGCTGCTACTGCCAGGGACTGTCCAgtgtgagtcacacacacacgcacaggtAGAGACCACCTGGATGTTGCGTCCCACatcataaaagataaaagatcaTGTGCGTTGCTCACACATATCAAATtgactttaatctgtttttaaggTATTGCAGTGTTTATAACTGTAACTGCTTcgtttaaaataattattatgctgtgtttttatgctttattacgaaaaaacattttgacaaatttatCTTCAAGCTAAAATAGTCGTATTATATCCAACTTCATCCATTCATTCAACATTTAATACTGTACTGGTTGGTTGGGTTGAAAAACTGCCTGTCAAGGACATTTTTTAACCCTAACGTGATGTTGTGACAATTAATGTTAGACGATGAAAGTGCTTTGTGGTGTACGTTATTAAGGTTAACGTGTATTATGTTTgtaacagtatttacagtaaagcccacaatatatttttttatttctagaaATATATGTGAGGTAGATTATTTCTATCATAGTAAAATACATCATTAATCATAATTCCATAATGTAATTTTTAGGTCTGTTTAGCcaggaataaaaaacacataagaaCCAAAGATACCTTTaaccaaagatttaaaaaaataccaacataaaaacaagcaaatatcttaaaataataacaatgttataTAAGAAACTTGTACAGTAATACTGTTTCACAAGGTACTACATAACGGTTTATAATGAATCAGCCAACATAGCATTTACAATGACCTTAAATTCAGTTGGCAGCaccaaattaattaaattaattgttcCAGGTAGTGAGGGAAGAACACAAAGCTGTTTtccaacaaacaacaaagaagaaaccTGAGGTCTAAGGTTTTAATGGGAAGATGAGCTGAAGGAAATTAGTGAGCTgagataataatataataataattaaaatatatgttagCGGTTAGTGGAGTTTTTAAGGATAAACACTCTAATTTAAATACTCTGTATGTTTTTCCCCTTACAAACTGACAGATATGCAAAAAAGTGTTTTCCCTCCTGGCATTGATATTGTTCATATTAGTATATCTGGCAAGCAAACATAAACTAATGTCTACAAAAGGAGCAAGAGGAAGTTGGTGCAGCACGAACATAATTTgctgaaaggaaaataaattctAGTGTAGTTTTACAGacttttctgacatttgttcCTCTGCAGTGGCGTCTCCATTTAAATTGTGCTAGAAATCTGTTGGATTATTTGGAAAACAAGCTAATTCTCATTTCAGCGAGTGTTCAGCGTATGTTTCCTTAGTAACAGTCTGTTCCTTTGATTGTGACCGTACATTAAATGACGTTGTCCTAACAGTGTTTCACATAGTGGTGCTGTCATTAGCTGGAGGACAGATGGCGTTTTGCGCTGAGGTTGAGCTGAGGTTAAGGTGGGGAAACGCAAATGAATGTGAGGGAGATAGTGAGGGAAGGTAGTAATTAAAGGGCAGTCTGTGGCAAAGTCTCCACAAATCCACATATTTGATTAGTGTAATTCATTTTTCAGGTTCCCAGTTGAACTGTTTCTGTCCGAGTACCAACAAAGAAGGAATGATGGGAGAGTTGCCGTTCAGTAGGGCGTCACTGTCAATCTTTCTGTCCTCTGACTCACTCGACCCCTTGTTTCCAATCAGTTTGAAGGGTTGAATTTCAAATGAAGAAGTGTTTGTGATTCACTGTGTGAGGAGTCTGTGTCTTCTTATCCCTCTGATACACACAGGGTAGATTAGAGGATTAGCATCCACAGGGCTAATGCTACCACAGTGCTGCTACCACTGCTACAGATGGTattgtctctcacacacacacacaagatatAGAAAATGGGTCATAGTCCTGGTATTTGCCTGTTTGTCTTAATTACTGATTGGTCGTACACAGCTTGTTTATCAAGAAGCAAGCGTCTTAAAAGAGATCATACGCAAGGGAAACCAAAATAGTGGTATTATTGTGTAAGTACGTGTAAATCAACGATGGAATCACTCCCTCAAAGGGTTTAGTACTATCAGTAGTTCATTGTGTAATATTGACCCAACTGAATAAACTGAGGGTTGACTATATCTCTACGTCACATTATTACGACTGTATCTGGAAATTGATTCATTGAAACTGGACTTTTTTCTTGTTAGATTGAAatgtagcttcttcagtctgaggaaaagTCGGTAAGAGACCACACATTTATCCTTCATGGTGGTTTCACGTCACTCATGACTGGAATAGGCTTGTTAGAGGAGTGTGTGAGTAGATGTAGTATTCACATCTCCTAGAATCGCTCCCACTTACATTAAAGTGGGTTATTAACTGTGACTTCTCTGGTGGGTGTGTGAAGTGGTCTTGATCTTACTAGGGATGGATGAAAGGCAGgaagattgtgttttttttatacgCACGTCTTCCTTTTTAGTGGCCGTTTAGTTTCTCCAGTGTAGAGTTCGGGTAACACCACATACCCCCAACGATCACACTAAGGCAGCTTCTCGTCCCCCAGGATCAGACACCAATATACAAGAGGGACAATATAGTGCGTGGGGTCCAATGCAGTGAAGAGTGTTCAGGGAATCCacttaaacaaatgagacaaaaaactACACGATTTATTGGACACTGAATGCTGAATCCTTGGTGCATTCTGGGGGCTGCCTGTCCACAAcgggattaataaagtatcacttactattattattaagatcAAGGTGTGTAGTCCAGGAGCTAACTTGGGACCCCAGGGTAACACCTTTACTTGCCATTACTTCTCCTTCGCCAATGCTGAAACAAGCAGTTCACGCCAGGATTTGAAGTTGTTCTGTAAAGATACTAAACTTCCTCCAAGCTGGCGAGCACAGTGATGATAAACAGTTACTGGTGTTAGAGTTTAGTTATTGCTGGAAAAAGGAACAACAACAGTCTCTGAAGacacaggttcacatacttttaccacACACAGATGATTAGATGATGAAGTGCGTAGTGCCAAACGGAAAACATACTTTCTTAAGCTCTCGCTGCCATAAAAATCCATACTTATTTCCTTATGTATTGCTGATTCAGACTTACTGTTAGCAGTATTTAAAGATAGATACCGCTTAACAGTGAAAGCATCACTGAGAGCCACTACTTGAGGATATAATACTGTAGTTTGCAGGTGAAATCATGTCTTTTCCCAGCATGTTTCTCTAccatttacttacattttattCTATGAATGTAATCTATAAGTTTCCCGCTGAAaacttcctttttctttttgtttaaaaaaaaaaatggatatGCAATGTTCTTAGTGTCTAAATTAGTTTACATCACACCAGTTCTCAGATTTAGTAGCAAACACTCAAGAgattaaaatgtcactgtttcTAATCAGGAAActtgtatatatatttagaacATTATGATAGAAGTGGAGACAGTGACTCAAATGATGAACATCGTAAATTATATTTCAGAAAACAACCACTCTCCATGACTACTGAAGTCGACACATTAGTTCATGTGGTTTGTCCGTAGGTCTAATTCTGATACTTGTTTATCCcccttttccttttgtttgctgttgctACGTCTTATACTGGGTCACTAAACTAAGCTGTCTAAGCTGAACTGCCCTCAGTGGCTAATGCTAACTAAGTAGCTGAGGAACAACAGGTGGTATTGACACAACTTATATGCTCATATGCTCCATATGCAGAGTTAACACGGATAGACGTCTTCGCTCTGCTCTACAGTCTGAGGTCTTCTCGGgtcaaaacagttttattaccatacaaaagcaaataaaggAGTACAAACAGCCACTTCCcagcaggagaggaagagagtgcTGAGAGGATTATCCATACCGTTGCGAAATGCACCCCAAATagcagtttgttttgcttttactcAGCAGATAGTGTTTACTGTCCCAGTGTTACTAACGATTCACACTGGTTAGCATGTAGATGCAGATGGTTTGAAGCCAAACGATCAGTCAACTAAAGCAAACATAAAAATCTCATTAAAActcacaaaataataaacaatttgAGGTATTTGTCAGCTGTTTGGTGCTAGATTAGTTCCCTGATTTGTTTCTAAACGTTGTCTGATTTAAGCTTCTCGTTTGTCATTTactgcttttaattaaattttaatttacaagGGGAATTTAAAGCTGTGTGAAATCATAATGTTAATGATTCACCATTCCTCACAATTAGTTGTCAACTAAATATTTGGAAGTATAAGCTATAATGTGGGAATATAAAAGATAAACACCTTAGTAATAGTGTAGTACTACTATACACACTGGtagtattttaatttacagcatttaaagtgaataaacagACGTTTAGACAGTAATCTGTCCATTTCAGCTTCATGTGCTTTAGGTGAGGGTGAAGCTTGGTTTAGGGTTAGGTGTGCATTTACTTGTGATGATAAGTTTAGGGTTCTCACAGAGATAGAAGTACACACATCCCGTAAGCGTGTGACTGTGAGAGCGCGAGAGGCAGCTGTGTCAGCATTTACGTGCTAAACTGACCTCCATCTGCTCGTCATGTGCAATGGCACCTTTGCTGGCTATGCCAATCAGAGAATGCTATGCTATGCaataattaactttattaaaagagaaagaaaaatatttatgagGACTTTGTATCTGATGTGCTCATGCCAGCAGCTTCTTATACATTTTAGTTAGATGTGAGAGATGTAAAAACTAGTACACAgcaatatattttatatgttggAGCTATACTCTGAGCTCCAGATTCACATGCATCACTTTCTTTTACCAAATATACATGTGCAAAGCAATTTGCGTCTGTGTGGATTCGTACTGGTGTTCTCGTTAGTGGTGTGTAATAAGGGCTGAGTGTTTACCTGCTGAGTAACTGCAGGGTGAGTCACCATCCAGGTAAGCTTAGTGCTGACTGACCTACACAGACAGCTGGACTGAGCTGCACAGCGTGTTGGcaaagtacagtacacagttcAAACAgctacagcaaaacacacagctgtgagaAATGTGAGGAAATACAGACACAGCACCGTCCTCGGAAATGAAAAACCAATCCACGTAATCTGTGTCTGCTTATGAACAGataaatggatttttttttcaatccaGCCTCcatagtttttaaaatgtagtacAGGAAGTGtatttgactgtgtgtgaaatTGAAAGACTTGTAAACAATACTATTTGTTCTATTTTCTTCCCAGATCTGATTGTTAAAGTTATTCAACAAAACATGGGGGGAATCAAAATTGAAGAATGGAGGAAGGTACGTTTGATCTGAGTGATAATTAAGATGTGTTTTGATGCTTTACCCAACACTGatatactaaaataaaaactttttggCAGATTCTCctgctttttctttaatttgttaacatatttgattgattttcttCCTCGACTGTTGATGCTACCTTCATGTGCCTATTTAGAAATGGGAATTCTGCTTCATCTTGACTCTCTTGGCTGTCACACTGACcttgctttctgtctttgtttttgcttgtgaACCCACGTGTCGTGGTGTCACAGCCAGAAAACGTTGTCCTGTTGCTACAGGTAAAGTCCTCTGAAGGTTATTTCTAAAATGACGCCCACAACACATACTGCAGTGTTGCAAAACTGACTATGTGTGAATCCTCTCCCCCTGCAGTGGATCTACTACGAGGCTGGATTCCTCATCTGTGCGACCTTGGGGATCCTGTTTGTGGTGCTGACCCCCATCATAGCCacgtgtttctgtgtgtgtcgaTGCTGTGAGAATTGTGGAGGGGAGATGCaccagagacagaggaagaacgCCGACTGTCAGAGAGGTTTCTACACCGCCTCGCTCGTCGCCACCACCATGTTCATCATGTGAGTCACTGTCTCCACGTTTATcgtcatgtttgtttgttgtcctcaggaggattttctttttataggACAAATTGAGGTGTCACTTTGTCTCATGAGCAACATAAAGTGTGAGACACTGAAGCTGGGGGAGGCGGATAAAACTACCTGTGTAAAAGTGCGAACATGGCATTTTTAAATCTGATGTAGCATTCTACTATTGTACCTGCTTATGGGGGTTGTGCATTTTTTAGGCTTCTCTCCAATCTTTACTTTCTTAGTGAAATACTAGAGATTTACCTCTTTGAGTCTCAAACAGTTATTTAAAGTCAAACCGTCTGATAATGTGAATGTAGAGTGTCTTCTTGGTAGCTCCAACTCTGCTCCATCACCTTTTTACATCTATTATTTCTGAATTTTGTTAAATTTTCATTTCAAGGCTTAATATGTCGACAGTGAATCAGAACATTGTAATAATGTATTGATGTGCACAAACCTTCCTGTTTCATGTTTGCTGATCTTCTTATGAGACTACTCCTATAACACTACCAGACTGATCAGGTCAGTTTAAGGGTCAGCGAACGTTGCAGCAGTGCTAGTGATCATCTCTTTTACACAAAACCTGATGCAGTAAACATTACCCAAAATGCAACTCAACCAACATACAGTGTGCAGTAGTGCCAGTagacctgtaaacaaacactgataaaaGCAACAGCACATGCTCACTTCAGACTGCGACATACAGTGAACCTGCTTGGTGGAGGAGACAGATGAAACACGATCCAAACTGTGCAGGACAGTTAGGTGTCACTGATATCACTGGGCCGACTGTGCGAGGCCTCGCTGTCTGAATGAGCGCTTTCACATCACACTCATgcattatcacacacacacacatatatgcacaccTAAAGCTCTTTGTGACTATTTGGAGATGTGGAGATATCATCTGTTCACAGTTTGTCATTatgattcttttcttttccttcattcagctgattttctttgtcattttctcagaatttctttttgttggTTAAAGTGAAATCTTTGCTTAAGGGCTCACAGTGTAAAAGAGCTCAGGAATTTGGCAGGTAAGCGTAGTACCTGAAAACAAAGCGCAATTGTTCTTGCCATAATTTAGTGGTTCTAGTACGGGACATTATTCTAGTACATCTATATATTACAGTCAACTCTATACAGACcatttacagtatatcacaACTCTAGTTTCATATGTTAAATAGGTAGAAACAGAGAgatatacattatatttgttaatacacaCTACAGTAAGGTTGCTCTAATATGGTGCACAGCACTAAGTGAGCTTTCAGAAGTACTTTCTCCAACTATActtaaaatacaacaacactCTTGTACACTAGAAACTCTAAATTACTTCAGAgatgttaagaaaaaaatagagaacTACACATCGCTCATACAATGAGCACCGTTTTGCTGTAGCAGTGGTTTCTTCATTCTCACATCCTGTGGCTCAAACCTGGGATCAGATTACACTTGATGGCATGGTTTGAAAGTGGTgacacatttcaacacattGTTCTTTAAGGTACCTCcaaagaaataatataatataatataatataatataatataatataatataatataatataatataatataatataatataatattcgTCTCATATTCAGTTTATGGAtatgctgctctctgctggtgaACAGTGATCACTGCAGTGCTGGACTGTACTAATCCTGTCTCtgcgtgtctctgtgtgtttcagtgtgggGGTACTTATTGCCTATGTAGCAAACCATAATATCAGCAACCAGATCAAGAGCACCCGACGGTTCATCAATACCAACATCAGAGATCTGAAGACATTTGCTAACAACACACCTGCTGTAAGCTCCCACACACATCTACTGGACTGTGTGCAAAGAAAGCAATGCGTGTAGTATGCCTGCTCTCATGTTagtgtgttttctgctgcagcaagTTGAATACATGACCGCTCAATACACCACAGCAAAGAATAAAGTCCTGTCAGACCTTGACAGTAAGTTGAACTCAGATTGTTTACATTCAGTATTTGTCCAATGATGTAACATCTCTCTCCGTGTTTGATAGCGACCCCTGTTTCACGAAGCCCTCTgaactctctctgtttcctcacAGACATTGGACCTTTGCTTGGTGGTAGGATCCACAGTCAGCTGGAAAAAGAGGTGGTTCCCTCACTGGACACGGCCCTGCGTATGGCAGGAGGTAACTCATCCTTTGTATTAGCTGTCAGCGTCACTATGTGctgttcatgttttgttctAATTGTGAATTTGTGAATCTTATTAATgctttacagtttacagttgtTCTCTACATGCAGCTTCCTTTCTTGAGCGTTTATTACAACAGATTCTCGATGTGTCTTAAGAGGGCATGTCCTCACCTTTACCTTTGTGtcttactttctttttcctctacGATTCCCCAACATTTGATCATTTATCTAAAGGAAAAGTTGAGAATGCCATCAAAGGTAACCAGAGCTGCTGTTGATTCATGTTTGTGGACTCCAGGTGTCAGAAATGTGAAACTGATGCTGATCCTGGATTGTGTTTTAtcttgtaaacagtgttttgctgtgattttgCTGTGTGTATTGTTGATCTGTGGTCAGTGTAATATTGTAAGTGTTTTGTGATGTGCGTACACACAAAggtgaatataaaatattgattaaatCATATTTTGTAATTATTGCTGCAAAATTATagtgtttgttaaaaaatataagTGATTGTAAAGATTCAGTTTAATCCTTCCTATTTTCCTTGTAGCAATGCGTGAGACTAAAGAGGCCCTGGAGAACATCAGCTCCTCCTTGGAGGTGCTTCAAGAGGGGACAGGGAAGCTCCAGGCCAGTCTGTCGGGGGAGCGAGCCTCTCTGTCCAATACCCTCTCTGACCCCGCCTGCACCAACGGAGCCGTGTCTCATACCTGCAACACAATCCGATCCACTCTGTCCCAGCTGGGAATCAGTGCAGATTTTTCCAGGGTAtacaacaaaaatcaaaactgaaaaagtGACAGGAAGTATTTCATGTTGTAGCGAAGTCTCATATTTAGTCACCAtccctgtttttgttttattatctttcAGCTCCCAGATGTGAGTCCTGCCTTGGCCAACGTCAACACAGTCCTGAGGACAGATCTCAGCAACATTGTCCAAAAggtttgtttcatatttatcaGGATCCTGCTGcaacatgtatctgtgttttaataataataatggttatGTTGTTATCTAGAATGTGTCCAGTTATCAGATTATTATAAAGTATCATCATCACTGCAATCGTTACATTGTACTTATCATAACATGAGTTTTCCCTCACAAGAAGTGTTATAAAAACAAACGGTATCCTTCATTTATGCTGTTCCTTCCTGTGAATTGGCTCTTGTCGACATGCCCACCATTACTACCCTGTTCTCAatcatcttttctctctttctctctgcttccagGGATACTCCTCCTTTAATGACACACCAAAACTGGTTAAAGAGCAAACTAAAAACATTGTCTCAGGTATGCAAGTGTATTTAGTTTAACTAATTAAGATGTTCTCTCCTCCTTACAAATGACCTGAATCTCAGTCTGACTGTAAGATTTTcacttttctattctttttctctcacttgtGGATGATAAAACCACAGCTCTACCACGTAAGTCTTTGTCATCCCTTTTGACTTTCTGCTAGATGTCCATGTTTTTTCCCAGTCAGTTAATTTTTGGTcgtgtctttttgtgtttatttgtgtttgtaggcGTAAAGGCTATGTTGGATAAGATTGGCACCGAGATAAACAACTTTGCTAAGATGTTCCCAGTGGAATCCTCTCTGGCCAATTTCACCATTTTCATCAATAATGGACAGAAGAAAATTGAATCATATTACCCACGGATTGACCAAATGGATTTCTACAGGTCTGTGCATATGTATTTACAGatgcaataaaaagtatgtgaacctttttgaatcgcaaccaggtgcttcctctAGCTCTGGATCAGATCTGCaaaactgctttagctctgtcatattctttgggcGTCCTATGTGTGTGgttctcttcaagtcgttccatagcatctctattggcttgaggtctgggctctgacttgaccACTCTAAAAgctggattttgtttttctgaatctattctgttgtgtgttttgtgtcactgtcctgttgcatcacccaacttctacagaatTTCAGCTgacatgcagacacactcaCATTATCTTGAGGAATCTTTTGATAcatttgggaattcatcttccccttaATCAATTCAagttggccaggccctgatgcagcaaagcagggccaaatcatgatgtttcctccactatactttaTTATTGGAATGATGTTTTactgatgatatgctgtgccctttttaaaCCAGATGTggtcctgtgttttctttccaaatagttcaacaTAGTttcaccagtccacaaaacattttgccaatactgctgtggagtgtcattgtgctctttggcaaacttcaggcgtgcagcgatgttgtttttagtaagcagtggcttccttcgtggtgtcctgacatagacaccctgcttgttcaatgtttacGTACCGTAGACTCATGAATACATTtgttagccagttccaaagatgccttcaaatcttttgCTGGCTCCCTGGGTTGTTTCTtcacctcactgatgagtgtttgttgtgctcttggagtcatttagactggccacccacttcttggta encodes the following:
- the prom1b gene encoding prominin 1 b isoform X1, which codes for MLWTRWLVLLLCWGATSGEPQADERDGAPGEVRSDPRRQRTPPPVEPLDFGFVPAAVYDTHAYYEPGAIGILFHVVHAFLYVVQPNTFPKDLIVKVIQQNMGGIKIEEWRKPENVVLLLQWIYYEAGFLICATLGILFVVLTPIIATCFCVCRCCENCGGEMHQRQRKNADCQRGFYTASLVATTMFIIVGVLIAYVANHNISNQIKSTRRFINTNIRDLKTFANNTPAQVEYMTAQYTTAKNKVLSDLDNIGPLLGGRIHSQLEKEVVPSLDTALRMAGGKVENAIKAMRETKEALENISSSLEVLQEGTGKLQASLSGERASLSNTLSDPACTNGAVSHTCNTIRSTLSQLGISADFSRLPDVSPALANVNTVLRTDLSNIVQKGYSSFNDTPKLVKEQTKNIVSALPRVKAMLDKIGTEINNFAKMFPVESSLANFTIFINNGQKKIESYYPRIDQMDFYRWICCVAMLCMVVLVLAFNILGLMCGICGYDKQASPTTRGCLSNTGGNLLMAGVGFSFIFAWVLMGIVSTLFIVGGNVEKLVCEPLANRQLFKIIDTPFLVHPSKKNFLPGLLFQNPNIDLTLGSMYRQCHENNGLYHALQLETMFNINSFLNRTVYNKDLAQVFESVQVDLQDITLLEQAGRDNLINFANSGIGQIDYEAHLTEVNKGVTLVDLLSFSTDLEAQADQLPRGALENALKGHASSIRQIHRDQVVPLEQAMKYVRARTTLSQSIRLLQRMSSDLPVKVTNILSAIDAAEYLITHNASHVVKQETKGYTQSLVGYFKQYTEWVKNSLTAEVAQCKPISNIVDSMEIVGCSFIVDSVNTFWFGLGGCSILLIPSIIFSVKLAKYYRRMDTEDVFEDMGNTGNQGDQRCDGNLTVVSSPRYDTLTLFPRASAPPSYSDW
- the prom1b gene encoding prominin 1 b isoform X4 codes for the protein MLWTRWLVLLLCWGATSGEPQADERDGAPGEVRSDPRRQRTPPPVEPLDFGFVPAAVYDTHAYYEPGAIGILFHVVHAFLYVVQPNTFPKDLIVKVIQQNMGGIKIEEWRKPENVVLLLQWIYYEAGFLICATLGILFVVLTPIIATCFCVCRCCENCGGEMHQRQRKNADCQRGFYTASLVATTMFIIVGVLIAYVANHNISNQIKSTRRFINTNIRDLKTFANNTPAQVEYMTAQYTTAKNKVLSDLDNIGPLLGGRIHSQLEKEVVPSLDTALRMAGGKVENAIKAMRETKEALENISSSLEVLQEGTGKLQASLSGERASLSNTLSDPACTNGAVSHTCNTIRSTLSQLGISADFSRLPDVSPALANVNTVLRTDLSNIVQKGYSSFNDTPKLVKEQTKNIVSALPRVKAMLDKIGTEINNFAKMFPVESSLANFTIFINNGQKKIESYYPRIDQMDFYRWICCVAMLCMVVLVLAFNILGLMCGICGYDKQASPTTRGCLSNTGGNLLMAGVGFSFIFAWVLMGIVSTLFIVGGNVEKLVCEPLANRQLFKIIDTPFLVHPSKKNFLPGLLFQNPNIDLTLGSMYRQCHENNGLYHALQLETMFNINSFLNRTVYNKDLAQVFESVQVDLQDITLLEQAGRDNLINFANSGIGQIDYEAHLTEVNKGVTLVDLLSFSTDLEAQADQLPRGALENALKGHASSIRQIHRDQVVPLEQAMTTLSQSIRLLQRMSSDLPVKVTNILSAIDAAEYLITHNASHVVKQETKGYTQSLVGYFKQYTEWVKNSLTAEVAQCKPISNIVDSMEIVGCSFIVDSVNTFWFGLGGCSILLIPSIIFSVKLAKYYRRMDTEDVFEDSSYPWLVAL